In Burkholderia savannae, one genomic interval encodes:
- a CDS encoding YidB family protein, which produces MGLLDIVGGLIGGQGGNQNALVSAALEFINNQPGGLNGLIEKFNAGGAGNIIGSWIGNGENQPISPETLQNVLGSDAVGAIAQKVGIDPQQASGILAQVLPHVVNGATPNGEVPANGQLDTSNVLGTLSQLAGLFGNKQA; this is translated from the coding sequence ATGGGTCTACTCGACATCGTTGGCGGTCTGATCGGCGGCCAAGGCGGCAATCAGAACGCACTCGTCAGCGCCGCGCTGGAGTTCATCAACAACCAGCCGGGCGGCCTGAACGGCCTCATCGAAAAGTTCAACGCGGGCGGCGCGGGCAACATCATCGGCTCGTGGATCGGCAACGGCGAAAACCAGCCGATCTCGCCCGAGACGCTGCAGAACGTGCTCGGCTCGGATGCGGTCGGCGCGATCGCGCAGAAGGTCGGCATCGATCCGCAGCAAGCGTCCGGCATCCTCGCGCAGGTGCTGCCGCACGTCGTCAACGGCGCGACGCCGAACGGCGAAGTGCCGGCGAACGGCCAGCTCGACACGTCGAACGTGCTCGGCACGCTGTCGCAGCTCGCGGGCCTGTTCGGCAACAAGCAGGCGTAA
- a CDS encoding ComEA family DNA-binding protein, producing the protein MLKKLLMLVVALSLSLTAAFAAAVEVNTADQAALESVKGLGPVKSKAIIDERAKNGPFKSADDLANRVKGLGAKSVANLEAAGLTIGGSSTPPTGAKAKTSTVKPAAAATSAAPAPSTTTSAAPAPAATTPAPAATTPSTAASAPAAKKTRASKKKDKAAAAASDATAGASAPAAASTTKAKGSKKSKKNKAATPASAASGA; encoded by the coding sequence ATGCTGAAGAAGCTGCTGATGCTGGTCGTCGCACTGTCGCTTTCGCTGACCGCCGCGTTCGCCGCCGCGGTCGAAGTCAACACCGCCGATCAGGCGGCGCTCGAATCGGTGAAGGGCCTCGGCCCGGTGAAGTCGAAGGCGATCATCGACGAGCGCGCGAAGAACGGCCCGTTCAAGAGCGCCGACGATCTCGCGAACCGCGTGAAGGGCCTCGGCGCGAAGTCGGTCGCCAACCTCGAGGCGGCGGGCCTGACGATCGGCGGCTCGTCGACGCCGCCGACGGGCGCGAAGGCGAAGACGAGCACGGTGAAGCCGGCCGCAGCCGCGACGAGCGCCGCGCCGGCTCCGTCCACGACGACGAGCGCCGCGCCCGCGCCGGCCGCGACGACGCCCGCCCCCGCCGCGACCACGCCGTCGACGGCGGCGAGCGCGCCGGCCGCGAAGAAGACCCGCGCGTCGAAGAAGAAGGACAAGGCCGCTGCCGCGGCGAGCGATGCGACGGCGGGCGCGAGCGCGCCGGCCGCCGCGTCGACGACGAAGGCGAAGGGCTCGAAGAAGAGCAAGAAGAACAAGGCGGCGACGCCGGCGTCCGCGGCATCGGGCGCATAA